AGCTGTGCAATGTGCAGATGACACCCCCACTGGACTGCACTGCAGTCTTAGAGTACTTGCAAACCGGCTGCTTTCCCACCTCAGCTCCTCCAACCTCTTCCTCGAGCTCAAGCTCTCcttccgtctcctcctcctcctcctccccttcatcACACGTCCGATAGGAGGAGCCCATGAGCTTTTTGCGCTCCTGCTCGGCCTCCCTGTTGCTTTCTttgagctgttgctgctgcggACGTCCCATGACCGGCCGCAGGGGCTCCCACTGGTTGTTCACATTTTCGTCAACGGTAGATCGTGGCCTCCTCTCGCGCTCTTTTCTCCGTTTACGTGTCCACCAAATGCACACAATGATGCAGAAGAGACAGAGCAAGCAGAAGACTACACATAAGACAGGCACCAGGTAATCTGTTAGAcacaggaagaaaaggaaaaataaggcTTAGCATACAGTGACATACAGTGAACAATTAATACTAAATCAGCATTTCAGATCAAGTCCAATGGAAAGTGTGTATCCAACTGCAAGGTAACATCAACCTTATAAGGCAGTCCAACCACAgtgatatattttatttgatttactGGAGAATCCTGGCAGCCAATTTTATAAccttttttaactttaaaaaactCCTGGCTCCAACAGGTCACCAAGCTTAGAGAAAATTCGATCCTAATACTGTTACAAAGAAGCTGTTGGCAATGTACCTTGCATCTCTGAGCCAACTGTGTTGTAGGTGGTGTATGTTTGTTGCTCCCACAGATAACTAGCCAACTGTAGATGACGTGCCTTtacactgaaatatttccagCAGCTACAATCAAATATGATAGCAGAAACATTTTCAGCTTTCTAAACCACACTGGATTTTGGGGGTGATTATAACTATCAAAGAGCGTAGGCTTTTTCATGATTCAACATGTGGCCTCTACATTCAGGAATACTATAGAAGAAATCCATGGAGCAAAAGGCAGAGATACAACACTCTTTGAtgtccattttttaattttaacaacTGGGAATGACACACCATGGAACCATTCTCtctgcactttgtttttctcaactAAGTACTATAATATCACTGTTGCTCTGTCCGCCAACATTAAGAAACTGACTGACAACCTGCAGAGAGGTCTGCTGTCTAAGAGTTGTCAAAAGTAATTCTAGCACAAAAATAAAGCATCACTAACTGAGGTGGGCAAATGGGTGTAACTGGATTTTTTGCTTGACACATAAGTAGTGTAAAGCTTCTTTGAAGGGGCCTATAACAAAGCCTTGTGGGACACCTTTTTCAATCATTACTCACCAACTGAGGGGGGCATGACCTGCGTCTCCACTTTGACTTCAATGACTGCTAGCATTACAGTGCTGTTGTGGCGCTTGGACAAAGTGCCCACTATGGTGCTGGCAGCCTCCTGGATCAAACTGTGATCTGGCTGCTCCTCTGGCTGGAAAGACTAAGAACCACAGAGGacagggaagaaaagaaaacagaggcacAAACAGCCAGAAACAGAGCATTAAGTTAATTGCATCTTACATTATTTGTCCCAGGGTGATTTTTCAGCTCTCAAGAAgtttgtgtgtgctgaggtCATGTCTGAGAAATCAGAATACTCAAAAGTCAATTAGTCAAAACAACAGTGAGCACACTGGAGACAGTTAATGGAGGGTCATTACTGCCTCAGGTAAAAATTGAAATTTAAGTCCATTAAACTTTATAGATCCTCTTATCCAGCAGTCTCCAAAGACAATGTCACTTTGGTAACTGTGCAACAAGTCTCTGGCCCTTAATCAGGCCAACTGTCCAACATATTCTTATCTAATAGGTCTCAGAAGTTGTGtcttcatttgtctctgatAACATTTTAGACTTCAAATTCAAGATCAAAGAAATTGTCTATGGGAGAAATTAATGGTGTAGGCCGTATCCGACTCAAAATTTCCTCATCCAAATAAGATTTAGCCATTCATTATCATGATGACTACTGATCAAATgcaacaaacattttaaatatattattgaaTATCTTAGGCTTGAATAGATCTAAACCGAACTGCCTTTCAGTAAATTCATTGTCCTTCAAGTGTTTCCCCTGGAATTTTTCTTCCAGGGAAGTATGGCAAACATATTTCCACAGCAGCTACACTATTGAAGCAGTGTTTGAATGTCTCTGATCGCAATGGAATGACAAAccattaaatgaataaattgtgtGAACTAAGGGCATAGTGGAAATTACAACAAGCCGAAGATGGGAAAAGTTCTGAaaattgttgtgtgtgtatctgacagCCACTTACTATAGCCACCTCCACTGCATCCTGATTAGAATGGGAAAGGTCACAGAGCAGAAGGAGGGCATGGTCTTTTGCCAAGCTTCGGGTGTCAGGAAGATACCTCAGCTCAGAACAGATACTCTCCACTGTTGTTCCCTGAGGTgaaacgcacacatacatactgatTAGCTACAGCACAAATATCagcatttgaaaatgtttttaaagaatgtacatgaaggaaaaaaaaacagctgtcagaTTACTCACTGCTGGTACTTTCTCCCTATTGAAGATGAGTGTTATGCGGGCACAGCTGTTGTCCAAGTGCCCACTGTTTGGCTGGCACTTAGTGGGAACTTGTGGAGGCGGGGGTCCAGCCATGGAGCAAACCCCCCACTGATGGCATGGGGGGGAGAAGCAGGTGAGGTAGCTGTGCTCCAGACACTCTTGTCCAGCTGGACAAGTGTGTCTCTGGTCCTGGCCTGGTGTCTGCAGTCGGCAGGGGCGACGACCACACAGCACCTGGCAACGGTAAAAATATTCAACATGCTATTACAGCTAGCTTCTGTCCTGGCTGCATACTGAcagctggaggtggaggtggaggttgGACATGGTTCAACGCATTTATTTATAGCTGTATTTATTAACCATGTTCTTCTAAACAGAATTCACACTTTTGTTAAATCTCCTGGAGAAAAGGAGCTGGAGGTTTTGTTCATTTGAGCACTGTGggcattttctttcatttggctTCAGAACTAAGGGTCGCCTGGCCAGAGAGTGATTTGGATTGGTCATCATTACACACTATTAAAGGATCCAAGAGTGTGACTGCATAAAGTGATAGATATTTGATGGGAGTGTGTTCAGAATTGACATGTTACCTTTGTACAGTCCACTTTGCTGTCGACACATTGGCAGCTGTTGCACTCTTCCTCCCAGCGGCTGCCATGGGGGAACTGCAACCCGGCATAGTGGCAAGCCTTCCCTATACCTATGACTATatgtattaacacacacacacacacacacacacacataatgaaatCATTTAGTCAACAGTAATGAGATACTGAGTGACGAGGGAGAATAAATGAGTGTGTAAACTTGAAGGATTACACTAtatgaaggaatgaatgaaaaatgagtaATTAGGGCAAAGGCAGAGGGTTTGGAGAAATATTTACACTCTTGGCATCGGGATCCTGTTCTGCCGAGCGGGCATAAGCAGCGGAAACCGTTGATCTCGTCCACACAAGTGGCACCGTAGGCACAGGGTGAAGACTGGCACTCATTAATGTCTGGGCAGAAAAGAGGTGCATCAGATTAAGGCTGACCAACAGTATGTGGCACTGGATTTGCAAAACCTCCAGTTTGGGCAAAATTAACAGCCAGCCTCTTCAGTGAGAGTCTCCACAAGTATTTGTTACCACCTTTAATTTCATGATTGCTGCACATCAATAACAAAATCATACACAGAATATATGTAACAATCAAAAACAGCAGGCATCTGTTCATCTCTATTTGAGGCCACGGcactatgaaaaaaatggatggatgtcATTGTGCCACCTTTATAACAAAAGAGTGGCCCCAAACTACTGTCATCAAGATTTCCCATCTGACATGAACATCATCTGGATGAGAAAACTCATATTCAAGAGGTGAACACTAGCAGGCCAAAACAAAAGAGCAGAGAGTGAAGAATTTCGGGGTCACTGAGTAATTTGTCTTCcgtccatgtctgtgtgtgtgttgtttgtgtgactgtgagtaTGGAGGAGGGACGACCTTTGCTCCCTGGGGTGTTAAGGGCTCAaggaaaagggagggggggggcgtCCTGGTCTGGCATTTAGGTGTCAATGGCGCTGCTCCTCCCTCTATCCCCTTAATCATATGATGTTACCATGGCTACAGAGTTAAGGCCTCCTTGAGCGGAGACTGCCACATTAGAATCTTCCCTTAAAATTTTTTAAAGGGGATTTTCCATTTTGGCATCATACCCAGGAATATATGTTATTGTATCATATAAACTCATATTGATACTCACTGATTCGGCAGTCAGGTCCAGCAAAACCAGGGGCGCACTCGCAGCGGAACCAGTTGACTCCGTCGACACAGATGCCGCCATTGTAGctaagaaaggaaagagagggagagacaccgagggagagagaaaaaacgaTTAGATAAGGCTGTACAAGAGCCACATCCTTTCCAGCTGCAACAAAGcataccgtgtgtgtgtgcgtgtgtgtgagtgtggcgCTGGTGGGTGGGGGGAGTCACAAGGCTCAATTCAACTCATCAATATAAGCCTCCACCTTTCAGATGCTAATAGGCGTGTCCggtccctcctctcccctcctctcatcATCCCTCTATTCCATTCCTCCTCAAAGCCCTGCTCCCCTCTGGTCGCCAGGGAAGAATAGACgtgcccccccaccaccaccccccccaACATCCAACCCATTCACCATGGGGTAGGAGGGACTCTTGTCCTCCCCCCAGTGCCCCGTCGTATTCAACATCCAAGCCCCCTCCTCCCAGAGATGTCCCATTGTGGCTTGATTTAGGGACAACTTCCACTGCTTTTACCAGCTCCTTGCCCCTCCTCTCTATGAGGCCTACGTATGTGCAGTGGCTGTATatggagggagagcagaggcaAGGGGAAGAAGCAACCAGAAACTTGAACCACacgtgtgttgtgtgtgtgcaaatgtgggGCAGGACCCAGTACGTACCATGGATGAGGGTTGCAGTCGTTTGTATCTGTTGGATAAAGCAGAGACAAGAATAAATGGGGTGCTGAAGGATAGAGCACACAGCTCCAGGGCTGGGAAGTCACAGCAGATTACAGCATTTGAAACCCTATTGTACTGTATAAGGCTGGGTGATAATTCAGTATTAATGTTAATCTCCTTTCAGTGGAATTGTACATTGTGATAGTATAATATTGTCATATTGTGAAAGGCACTTCTGTTGTCTAAAGTAATGATTGTAATTAAATTTCATTTACAAACGGACAAAATggggtacaaaaaaaaaaagatgtgtaaaTAATGACATGACACAATTACCACATTTCATTGCACTGAGCATCATCTGAAATTTAACATGAGCCATTTTGTGATATAGACTGATATATGAAAAATATCCATGACTATTGGAATATTGATTTTAACCACACTGCCCACTCCTAACACTGTGCCAAGTGTCCACGTGTCATGTTTTCATCCCAATGCAAGAGCAAAGAGTACAGCAAACTACTTGTTGATGCTGATGACTACACCAATTATAGACATGGGTACAGGCACGGCTGGCAAGCATATCAGTTCTTTCACTAGTATATATTGTTGTAATTAAACATTATACACTCAATAGTAGTAGGTCAACTGATTCATGGGCCTATTCCCCCAGAATTTTCCCCAAAAAGTCTTTACAAAAAGATACCATCCTCTCAAACATATCCAAATGTAAACCTCATGATGTTTATGTATATCTGAATAATCCTTTtctaaaaatacacatatgGTTCTTTTATTACAGCTGGCCAAACAGGTAAACTGGTAATCTAACACTGAAAAATTACATTCCATGATCCCGTCGAGTGGGTGGGCTTTAGCTGGTTTGGCAAAACTGAAGGTGTTGCAGGGGATGATGAGCCTACATGTTGTAGCGAAACACAACAGTCTCATCCTTGTGAACAGGAGAGCGCCAGCCTTTGTATGATGTACTGAATCCTGAGCAGACTCATTTAAATGTTTGATACAGATTTGGTCTAGTGATACACTGGTAGAGTCAAAATACTGTGATTTATGAACACTACCTCACAACACACTGGGTCTGAAGTGGCATTTACATCAAAAAAGGCAGTGCATGAGTTTTGAGTTTCTCAAAACAGAGGAGAACTCATTATTGCTTTACCACACTTGATTTCTTGTGATGCTCATGAGACATAAAGCATCATATGCCCATTATTAGCACAATGTGAGTGCACTGTGGTTGTTATGTATATGCAAAATTTAAGGGATTCTATATATTTGAGCGGCAACTATGTAGTTAATCACATGCATTAAACTGAACAGACTTTTCTGATGCTTGCTCATTCTACTGTAAGACAAGGGTATCTGTATGACTAATGGTCTTGCAATCAGATTGTAGCCTAATGCATCACAACGCACTTCCAGTAAACTGTTACCACAAGAGCTCACTCACTTTCCTCTGCTCGTGACTGTGCTGCAAAGCCTATGTACTAAATCACACTAAGTAGAGAGATGAGGGGGAAACTGACTTTGTCCACAGGTGGGGCCTTCCCAACCCTCTTTGCAGATGCAGGTGAAGGTGtctcctcctcccacacaaGTCCCTCCGTTGGAACAAGGACTGGAGGCGCATGTGCTGTTCTTGGCTatggagagagaagatgagTCAGAGACTGCAGAGGTGCACCgcactgtcaaaataaaaatagtgcATCTACACTGTCTCCCATTTGCAGAATTCACAGAGTTTTATGGCTTTTTAGAGATAAATGATGTGACTTCGATTCTAGCAATTTCTCTTTTCTTACATGGACTGAAAGTGTGCATGATCAAATTATCTTCTGGGATTGAGTTTTATCACTATTGGGGCCATGAAACCTGACACTTCGGTAAAAACATTccttgtaattttaaaaaaactttCTTCATTCCTCATAAATAATTTATCAGCCAGTAAATACCATCCATCTCTGACATGAGGCAGCTTGGTAACATATTTattatactgtattatattaCTATATTGGTTGCCAATGGTAAGCCCTTTAACCTGAACTCATTCGAATGCTACGTCTTGACTGGATTACAGAGTGCCTGAACATGTTTTAGTTTTATCCTGGATTTCAGTGGAGGTTTAGTCTGCCATGGTCTGAATGCTTTTCCAGAAGCTTTTCACACACCTGCCAAGCATACAATTCTTCAGCAAACAGTTGACACTTATAATTCTTGAGGATCTTATTGTATCTGAAATGGTAAAATTTAAAGCTTCTAAAAATCAGAGCAAACTATTGTCTTTCAGCTGTTAACTACTGGTATAGTTAACAGCTTTTAAGAGTTGTAAATCTTGACCCTTACTATAGACCAGCCTCACCTGTGTTGCATGTGTTTCCCCCCCATCCAGGAGGACAGGAGCAGCGGAAGGCATCACCGTGGTCGTAGCAGGTACCGCCATTGCTGCAGGTGGTGGCGTCACACTGGCTCTCCCCTGTTCCCGTGAAAATACAACTCTCaagtcaaacatttaaaaacccTAACATAGTATAACAACACTGACTATCTGGGACCCACCACTGGGATAGGGCAAGCTTTGTGATGTAAGCTCTTGGCACCAATATCCATTCAACAGATTTTAGTACTCAAACAGGTCAACAGCAGTGTAGTAGTTACAAACatctacacaaacacagattcaAACAGGCTGAAACTCACTAGAGTGGCAGGTCTTGCCCTTCCAGTTGTTGGCACACTCGCAGTAGAAGTCGTTCATTAGGTCAACGCAGCGTCCGCCATTCTTACATGGATTGCGCCTGCACTCATTAACAtctgaggagggaggggtggaagTGCAGGAAGGCCGATAATGTTACCTCGCTCGTTAACCTTCTTCTTACTCAGTGCAAAGTAATACAacatggacagagagagcagataggcaagagaagaaaaacaaaaacaaatggagagTAACTCACTGATGTCGCAGAGTCGTCCCTCCCAGCCGTCAGGACAGAAGCACTGGAAGGAGTTCACTCCATCAATGCAGGTCCCGCCGTTTTTACAAGGGTTGCTAATGCAGTCGTTTATATCTACAAAAGtatcagttcaattcagttaaTACTTTCAATATCAAGGAATATAGATCAAACAGAGCCTTTACTGGCCATTTGGGTAGAAATGATCAACACTCAGCCTTTGCATGATTTCTGAATAAATATTATATGTTTGGGGGAAAAGGTGTATTTCATATTCATACAAATTATCCCATCTTTAAAAATATGAGCATTTTATCAGCAAAGGTCTTatagttttaaatattttttttcttttctttttttttttttttacccttttgaAAATTCGATGTGAGCTTTTTCAGATGGTCAATATCTCTTAAAGACATCACACCCATGTGAACTTTCTTGCTCAATTTGCTCTGAGTTGTGAAACACAGAGGAGGTCGAGTGGAAAGACGGAGGGGAAAGGATGAGAGTTTGCACTTACTCTCATGACAGTAGATGCCACTGAACCCTGCATCACAGGCACAGGTGAAGTTGCCTGTTGGCTGGCTGATGCAGCGTCCTCGAGGTCCGCAAACATTGGAGGATATGTGGCGCACTTCAGCAGAGTCATTGGTCGCTACGGCAACAGTGCAGCTATCAATCACTgttgttgggggaaaaaaaggtctttattcagtgtttctttCATATATACTATTTTTCATCTGCAGAGAAATCCAAATTTAATAAAAAGATAAGGGATACAAGAGTTCACGCCAACATGCAGCAACTTAGTGTAAAAATTTACATCAAACAAGAAGGTCGCTACACAACTGAAGAAGCTGTAAAGTTTGGATGTTACATGCTTAGTGGCCAGTTTTGTGACCAACAAGATTTTGTGCtactacagcacacacacccaaacaacCAGAGATGgaccattttttttcctatattttctatttcttcAGTTTGAGCTCTAGATGAGCTGATTCTGTGGGAAAGACATCAGAATTCATTCAGATTTTAGTTGTAAAAATCCgacatattttaaataatggtgGTAGTCTCAACTGGATCGAAGAGCAAGAGGTCAAAGTCCTGAACCTTCTCATCTGTATGTAGACCGAGTCCAGCTTAGTTCAATCTTAAAATGAGTCTTTACAGACAGTCAGTAGTCATGGAGTGTCAAGGCAGTGTGTCCCCAGTTTAGCTATAGACAGTGAAggattgtgattctgattcatATCAGATTGTAATCCCAGTGGAAATCCCACCTGAAGGCTTGGTTGGGACACTTGGTCAGCAAAAATGATCCAGCACTGTTGGAGCGTCTCAGATCAGAGTGTCCATCAGAGTCTAAACTTCTAATATCAAGCATATTCTAAACATATAATCCTGCATTTGCACAGTGATAAACAAATCCTGTAGTGAGAGGCCATGCGATCACCTTGACAAGGAGTGGTCCGGCACTGGTCCTTGATCCGATCACAGGTCTTTCCCTCGTATCCTTCAGGACAAGCGCAGTAGAAGTCCTGAGCCATGCTGTGGCACTTGGCCTCATTCTCACACGGGTTTGGATCACAAGGATCTGAAGAAGTCCAACCAGGGACCTATGGAGAGcaaaaaggaggaggggaaatccttttatatatatttttacaactGTGTCAATATAAATCAAATCCAAGAACTGAGATATAATATTGCCAATGAAACCACCAtatttaaaactgatttttaacGGCAACTGAAGCAACAGGGAAAATAAACTTGGCACCCTTCCAGTGACATCATACTTCAAATTAATAAAGTGCGCTTATTGACTCCTGAAGTTGGTAACCAGGAGCTGCCCagtaaacctttttttttttttttttaaactgctagACACTTAGCAGCTCCACTTTAGTAGATGAGGGTTCGCCCCAGTAACCTTTTCATCACAGACCCACTTCTATAACCCCCAAGGCTACAACTGCCCTGAAATATT
The genomic region above belongs to Myripristis murdjan chromosome 24, fMyrMur1.1, whole genome shotgun sequence and contains:
- the jag2b gene encoding protein jagged-2b isoform X1 — its product is MWNRTRIRNCLPIVCLLLTLWTEVSQSTGYFELQLITVENVNGELADGECCDGSRSSQDLRCGRDECDTYFKICLKEYQTEVTTSGLCTYGSGSTQVLGGNMFSFKSAKNNLNKIDDSGKISIPFQFAWPRAYTLIVEAWDWDNTTRNNEEELLIERSIHTGMINPGDHWQTITHDGPVARLIYRIRVRCDENYYGSKCNKLCVPRDDYFGHYRCEQSGNRVCLEGWMGHDCRTAICKQGCNLLHGSCSVPGECKCNYGWQGQFCDDCVPYPGCVHGTCTIPWQCNCERNWGGLLCDKDLNYCGRHQPCVNGGTCMNTEPDEYHCACPQGYSGKTCQIAEHACVSDPCANGGTCHEVSSGFECQCPPGWEGPTCANELDECASSPCAQGGTCIDRENGFECLCPPQWEGKTCQIDANECEGNPWPCVNAYSCKNLIGGYLCDCFGGWSGQNCDIMSSCHGQCQNGATCKEGPSGYHCQCLPGFVGTHCEIQRNKCDSGPCQNGGRCHTVLDGFVCECLQDFSGELCEVPGWTSSDPCDPNPCENEAKCHSMAQDFYCACPEGYEGKTCDRIKDQCRTTPCQVIDSCTVAVATNDSAEVRHISSNVCGPRGRCISQPTGNFTCACDAGFSGIYCHENINDCISNPCKNGGTCIDGVNSFQCFCPDGWEGRLCDINVNECRRNPCKNGGRCVDLMNDFYCECANNWKGKTCHSRESQCDATTCSNGGTCYDHGDAFRCSCPPGWGGNTCNTAKNSTCASSPCSNGGTCVGGGDTFTCICKEGWEGPTCGQNTNDCNPHPCYNGGICVDGVNWFRCECAPGFAGPDCRININECQSSPCAYGATCVDEINGFRCLCPLGRTGSRCQEFIGIGKACHYAGLQFPHGSRWEEECNSCQCVDSKVDCTKVLCGRRPCRLQTPGQDQRHTCPAGQECLEHSYLTCFSPPCHQWGVCSMAGPPPPQVPTKCQPNSGHLDNSCARITLIFNREKVPAGTTVESICSELRYLPDTRSLAKDHALLLLCDLSHSNQDAVEVAISFQPEEQPDHSLIQEAASTIVGTLSKRHNSTVMLAVIEVKVETQVMPPSVDYLVPVLCVVFCLLCLFCIIVCIWWTRKRRKERERRPRSTVDENVNNQWEPLRPVMGRPQQQQLKESNREAEQERKKLMGSSYRTCDEGEEEEEETEGELELEEEVGGAEVGKQPVCKYSKTAVQSSGGVICTLHSSSPPLKAPHRTPGYSPKDNRWKNVRAALTGQKDLRDHCV
- the jag2b gene encoding protein jagged-2b isoform X2, yielding MWNRTRIRNCLPIVCLLLTLWTEVSQSTGYFELQLITVENVNGELADGECCDGSRSSQDLRCGRDECDTYFKICLKEYQTEVTTSGLCTYGSGSTQVLGGNMFSFKSAKNNLNKIDDSGKISIPFQFAWPRAYTLIVEAWDWDNTTRNNEEELLIERSIHTGMINPGDHWQTITHDGPVARLIYRIRVRCDENYYGSKCNKLCVPRDDYFGHYRCEQSGNRVCLEGWMGHDCRTAICKQGCNLLHGSCSVPGECKCNYGWQGQFCDDCVPYPGCVHGTCTIPWQCNCERNWGGLLCDKDLNYCGRHQPCVNGGTCMNTEPDEYHCACPQGYSGKTCQIAEHACVSDPCANGGTCHEVSSGFECQCPPGWEGPTCANELDECASSPCAQGGTCIDRENGFECLCPPQWEGKTCQIVSSCHGQCQNGATCKEGPSGYHCQCLPGFVGTHCEIQRNKCDSGPCQNGGRCHTVLDGFVCECLQDFSGELCEVPGWTSSDPCDPNPCENEAKCHSMAQDFYCACPEGYEGKTCDRIKDQCRTTPCQVIDSCTVAVATNDSAEVRHISSNVCGPRGRCISQPTGNFTCACDAGFSGIYCHENINDCISNPCKNGGTCIDGVNSFQCFCPDGWEGRLCDINVNECRRNPCKNGGRCVDLMNDFYCECANNWKGKTCHSRESQCDATTCSNGGTCYDHGDAFRCSCPPGWGGNTCNTAKNSTCASSPCSNGGTCVGGGDTFTCICKEGWEGPTCGQNTNDCNPHPCYNGGICVDGVNWFRCECAPGFAGPDCRININECQSSPCAYGATCVDEINGFRCLCPLGRTGSRCQEFIGIGKACHYAGLQFPHGSRWEEECNSCQCVDSKVDCTKVLCGRRPCRLQTPGQDQRHTCPAGQECLEHSYLTCFSPPCHQWGVCSMAGPPPPQVPTKCQPNSGHLDNSCARITLIFNREKVPAGTTVESICSELRYLPDTRSLAKDHALLLLCDLSHSNQDAVEVAISFQPEEQPDHSLIQEAASTIVGTLSKRHNSTVMLAVIEVKVETQVMPPSVDYLVPVLCVVFCLLCLFCIIVCIWWTRKRRKERERRPRSTVDENVNNQWEPLRPVMGRPQQQQLKESNREAEQERKKLMGSSYRTCDEGEEEEEETEGELELEEEVGGAEVGKQPVCKYSKTAVQSSGGVICTLHSSSPPLKAPHRTPGYSPKDNRWKNVRAALTGQKDLRDHCV